In Marinomonas posidonica IVIA-Po-181, a single window of DNA contains:
- a CDS encoding anion permease — protein sequence MPIEFTVFLILIGLACGLVSTQIRVSPALTCLTALYFFLPVIGMPVDQYISIVIATILVACLPMHLYHWLTAMKAGRVEYSLLLKYAPGLAMGGVIGAQLVSLSNVEVLLAFISFTLLLNIFISVLEWQVHQQRSVPNFPLPIGLLAGGMSVLGANDGHTVARLLYQLHPHSNENRDGTLHGMSVFLSFSALIGFVFPALQPVAISHIVASDAWLAGAIYIPAALALGAGLLFGSLLTRWQVSHYEHKILLACFNLYLIVCLFRIWQ from the coding sequence ATGCCAATTGAATTTACTGTTTTTCTGATCTTAATCGGTCTAGCGTGCGGTTTAGTCAGTACGCAAATTAGAGTCTCTCCAGCATTAACCTGCCTAACAGCACTCTACTTTTTTTTGCCTGTGATCGGGATGCCAGTTGATCAGTATATATCGATTGTCATCGCAACCATCCTTGTCGCTTGTTTACCAATGCATCTTTATCATTGGCTGACAGCCATGAAGGCTGGTCGAGTCGAGTACTCGCTATTACTAAAATACGCCCCTGGTTTAGCGATGGGTGGCGTCATTGGCGCACAATTGGTTAGTTTGTCTAATGTGGAGGTTTTATTAGCTTTTATTTCTTTCACTTTGCTACTAAATATCTTCATCAGTGTTTTGGAATGGCAAGTCCATCAACAGCGATCTGTTCCAAACTTTCCTCTTCCCATTGGACTGTTGGCTGGTGGAATGAGTGTGTTGGGAGCCAATGATGGTCATACAGTTGCACGCTTACTTTATCAATTACACCCTCATTCAAACGAAAATAGAGATGGAACACTTCATGGTATGTCAGTATTCCTCTCATTTTCCGCCCTGATAGGGTTTGTGTTTCCAGCATTACAGCCAGTTGCGATATCTCACATAGTGGCATCAGATGCCTGGTTAGCAGGCGCCATCTACATACCCGCCGCATTGGCATTAGGCGCTGGTTTATTGTTTGGATCTCTGTTAACTCGATGGCAAGTAAGCCACTATGAACATAAAATTTTGTTAGCGTGCTTCAATCTGTATTTAATTGTGTGCTTGTTCAGAATTTGGCAATGA